One Brevibacillus choshinensis genomic window carries:
- a CDS encoding sulfite reductase subunit alpha — MNNVPVTFSRTNPFPAKVLTNVNLNGEGSKKETRHLELSLKGSGLTYAPGDCLGIIPQNDPELVTSLIEEMKWDPETAVTINKLGETLPLREALTTYFEITLLTKKMIQQAAELTDSEALKKLSSEENIHQLKEYIDGRDLLDLLQDFGPWKATAQEIVALLRKMPPRLYSIASSVSAHPEEVHLTIGAVRYTTHGRERKGVCSVLCAERLHEGDTLPVFIQTNKHFNLPDSPEKDIIMVGPGTGIAPFRSFIEERSVIKAPGRSWLFFGDQHASCDFLYQNELEGYQKAGVLTRIETAFSRDSEEKVYVQHKMLEHSKELFEWLENDACFYVCGDKQHMAKDVHDALISVIEKEGQMTREAAEAYVTEMQAQGRYQRDVY; from the coding sequence ATGAATAACGTACCAGTAACATTCTCGAGGACGAATCCATTTCCAGCGAAAGTTCTTACAAATGTAAACCTAAATGGAGAAGGATCCAAAAAAGAAACAAGGCATCTCGAGCTATCGCTAAAAGGATCGGGCTTGACCTATGCCCCAGGTGATTGCCTTGGGATCATTCCGCAAAATGATCCGGAGCTTGTCACATCCTTGATCGAGGAAATGAAATGGGACCCAGAAACAGCTGTTACGATCAATAAGCTGGGTGAAACCCTCCCTCTCAGGGAAGCCCTCACCACCTACTTCGAAATTACGTTGCTGACCAAAAAAATGATTCAGCAAGCAGCAGAGCTGACTGACAGCGAAGCTTTGAAAAAGCTTTCGTCGGAGGAAAACATCCATCAGCTGAAAGAATACATCGATGGTCGGGATTTGCTTGATTTGCTTCAAGATTTCGGTCCTTGGAAAGCCACTGCCCAAGAGATCGTTGCTCTATTGAGAAAAATGCCGCCACGGCTCTATTCCATTGCAAGCAGCGTCTCGGCTCATCCGGAGGAAGTACATTTGACCATCGGCGCCGTTCGCTACACGACACACGGACGGGAACGAAAAGGCGTTTGCTCCGTTTTGTGTGCAGAACGTTTGCATGAAGGAGATACGCTGCCGGTCTTTATTCAAACCAATAAGCACTTTAATCTACCGGACTCTCCCGAGAAAGATATCATCATGGTTGGTCCCGGGACGGGCATTGCTCCATTTCGTTCCTTCATTGAGGAGCGCAGCGTGATAAAAGCGCCAGGCAGATCATGGCTGTTCTTCGGTGATCAGCACGCATCGTGCGATTTCCTCTATCAAAACGAATTGGAAGGCTATCAAAAAGCGGGTGTTTTGACGAGAATCGAGACAGCTTTCTCACGCGATTCGGAGGAGAAAGTCTATGTCCAGCATAAGATGCTTGAGCACAGCAAAGAGCTGTTTGAATGGCTGGAGAATGATGCCTGCTTCTATGTTTGCGGAGACAAGCAGCATATGGCCAAAGACGTCCACGACGCCTTGATCAGCGTCATTGAAAAAGAAGGACAAATGACACGTGAAGCGGCAGAAGCGTATGTAACAGAGATGCAAGCGCAAGGACGTTACCAGCGCGATGTGTATTAA
- a CDS encoding helix-turn-helix domain-containing protein gives MDDRDWQVLHILYNQKNITKTAQLLFITQPALTKRLMQIEEEFGVKIVNRGIKGVHFTPEGELLAKRAGQNHCSREGDQGRNIQYEAKRIGDPTANGC, from the coding sequence ATGGATGATCGCGATTGGCAGGTTTTGCACATCCTCTATAACCAAAAGAACATTACCAAGACCGCTCAACTCCTGTTCATCACCCAGCCCGCACTGACGAAGCGACTCATGCAGATTGAAGAAGAGTTTGGCGTGAAAATCGTAAATAGAGGCATTAAAGGCGTACATTTTACCCCTGAGGGCGAATTGCTGGCAAAGCGCGCTGGGCAAAATCATTGCAGCCGTGAGGGAGATCAAGGAAGAAATATCCAATATGAAGCAAAGCGTATCGGGGACCCTACTGCAAACGGTTGTTAG
- a CDS encoding MFS transporter has product MELSHLTTREQAKKETFSISLLCLTLGSFAIGMTEFVIMGLLPNVADDLQVSISSAGQLITMYALGVAVGAPIMTILTHRIPEKRLLCLLMVLFILGNGISVLAPNYAVLMGARMLTALTHGTFFGVGAVVASNLVPPDKRASAVSIMMAGLTIANIIGVPLGTFIGQHLGWRSSFGSIAIMGIIALIGILIFVPQIRQENSGSITGQIAALIKPKLLLYLLIGALGNAGLFTVFTYITPLLTQVTGFAEQHVTWILVLFGCGVTIGNIVGGKLADWKLMPSILGLYFAICIILTLFTLTISSPIAAVVTIFLWGAASFAVFPGLQVRVMNLAQSAPALASTSSHSAGNLGNAAGAFIGGWVITHLAITSLPWVGAVLVGLALILGIASYLVERKAAANKRIVSTM; this is encoded by the coding sequence ATGGAGTTATCTCACCTTACTACCAGGGAACAGGCGAAGAAAGAAACATTTTCTATCTCGTTGCTTTGTCTTACACTGGGCTCTTTTGCCATTGGAATGACTGAATTTGTCATCATGGGGCTTCTACCTAATGTTGCTGATGATTTGCAAGTCAGCATCTCATCCGCGGGGCAGCTGATTACCATGTATGCTCTCGGGGTAGCAGTCGGTGCTCCCATCATGACCATCCTCACCCATCGAATTCCCGAAAAGAGACTGCTTTGTCTGCTCATGGTTCTCTTTATTCTCGGTAACGGAATTTCTGTTTTAGCTCCCAACTACGCTGTTTTGATGGGGGCACGCATGCTGACCGCTTTGACGCATGGGACATTTTTTGGAGTTGGCGCTGTCGTCGCTTCCAATCTCGTACCGCCTGACAAACGCGCCAGTGCCGTTTCCATTATGATGGCAGGTCTGACGATTGCCAATATTATTGGGGTTCCACTCGGGACTTTTATCGGTCAACATTTGGGCTGGCGATCCTCCTTCGGCTCTATCGCCATCATGGGAATCATCGCACTGATCGGCATCCTTATTTTCGTCCCGCAAATTCGTCAAGAAAACTCTGGGAGTATTACGGGGCAAATCGCTGCACTCATAAAGCCTAAGCTCCTTCTATACCTCCTGATTGGGGCATTAGGAAACGCAGGCCTATTCACCGTATTTACGTATATTACGCCACTGCTTACGCAAGTTACCGGATTTGCAGAGCAGCATGTAACATGGATTCTCGTCCTCTTCGGCTGCGGAGTGACCATCGGCAATATCGTGGGCGGAAAGCTGGCCGATTGGAAGCTGATGCCTTCCATACTGGGACTTTATTTTGCCATTTGCATCATTCTCACTCTGTTCACGTTAACCATTTCTAGTCCCATAGCTGCCGTCGTGACCATTTTTCTATGGGGAGCTGCGTCCTTCGCAGTCTTTCCAGGGCTGCAGGTACGCGTGATGAACCTTGCACAGTCGGCTCCAGCGCTTGCCTCTACCTCCAGCCATTCTGCCGGAAATTTGGGAAATGCTGCTGGTGCTTTCATTGGGGGATGGGTCATTACGCATCTGGCTATCACATCCCTCCCATGGGTCGGTGCTGTGCTCGTAGGACTTGCTCTGATTTTGGGAATCGCTTCCTATCTGGTTGAGCGCAAGGCCGCTGCGAATAAACGAATCGTCTCGACCATGTAA
- a CDS encoding M14 family zinc carboxypeptidase yields the protein MKKACSIAGALLLTASLVSPGFAAGNTSPGTPEQQNYSISGFLSYDQLVKQLKKIENNSNGQVSLEVVGKSNRDRDIFKATVGSGKKVVFITSQIHGNEPTGTEALVSILQYLGSSNSPEAKQIRKEITLVAMPMMNPDAAYLDRRGNDMTWDEIVDAFPQLAGAKPAWNYYTTPRQGDDYAATPGFDVNRDYNPDLNYSPQASDFPGSSSKPGWFITPEAQTVRDVYQSLQDDFGQVDVYIDLHHQGPFYYVDGTNDVVTLSLSGRFVADPNSSAGEKYEEYKDKYNYDFSRQLNLAAYHALRSMGSSPFNNISLYDQKIDLPGTALGAFALNGSGTVLFEVRGQTQSMGQKKKGQLVKAVETGLYGILDAVATGSIDELDPEEYDDIPITSYEPGI from the coding sequence ATGAAAAAAGCATGTTCTATCGCGGGTGCTCTCCTTTTGACAGCAAGTCTTGTTTCACCTGGATTCGCTGCGGGCAACACCTCTCCAGGTACACCAGAGCAGCAAAACTACTCGATTTCCGGTTTCTTAAGCTATGACCAATTGGTAAAGCAGTTGAAAAAGATCGAGAACAATAGCAATGGTCAAGTCAGCCTGGAAGTCGTCGGAAAGTCAAATCGTGACCGGGATATCTTCAAAGCGACAGTCGGCTCTGGGAAAAAGGTCGTCTTTATCACCAGCCAAATTCACGGGAATGAACCGACCGGAACGGAAGCGCTCGTCAGCATCCTCCAGTATCTTGGATCCAGCAACTCTCCGGAAGCAAAGCAAATTCGAAAGGAAATCACACTGGTTGCCATGCCGATGATGAACCCGGACGCCGCCTACTTGGATCGTCGGGGTAATGACATGACATGGGACGAAATCGTCGACGCATTTCCTCAGCTCGCTGGTGCAAAACCTGCGTGGAATTACTACACCACCCCTCGTCAGGGAGATGACTATGCCGCGACGCCTGGCTTTGACGTCAATCGCGATTACAATCCTGATCTGAATTACTCGCCTCAAGCTTCTGATTTCCCAGGCAGCTCTTCCAAACCAGGCTGGTTTATCACACCTGAAGCGCAAACGGTGCGCGATGTCTATCAATCGCTCCAGGACGACTTCGGACAAGTCGATGTATACATAGACCTCCATCATCAAGGACCTTTTTATTATGTGGACGGCACAAATGATGTCGTGACGCTTTCTCTGTCCGGTCGCTTTGTTGCTGACCCGAACAGCTCGGCGGGAGAAAAGTACGAAGAGTATAAAGACAAATATAACTACGATTTTTCCAGACAGCTCAATCTGGCGGCTTACCATGCGCTTCGATCCATGGGCAGCTCCCCGTTTAATAACATCAGCCTGTACGATCAAAAGATCGATCTTCCCGGGACGGCTCTCGGGGCATTCGCTCTCAATGGCAGCGGAACCGTGCTGTTTGAAGTCCGCGGTCAGACTCAGAGCATGGGTCAAAAGAAAAAAGGGCAATTGGTCAAAGCAGTGGAAACAGGATTATACGGCATCCTTGACGCGGTTGCCACGGGCAGTATCGATGAGCTTGATCCCGAGGAATATGACGACATTCCCATCACTTCGTATGAACCCGGGATCTGA
- a CDS encoding M14 family zinc carboxypeptidase, translating to MKKQFAAISLASVLAVSGVSMTAVPAGATGEGPNYKGNETVQTEILHTYQEMADYLKTQDEKQKAMQLEVIGKTVKGRDIYLAKYITDEKNPTVLFLTQQHGNEQLTTEGALEFIKHLGTNKTKGVLDKVNILIVPMLNADGAMGDVDFSLDDYIAKGRHLTRYNAVGTDLNRDHVAKLQPETKALHENVLGKYKIDYMIDLHHQGTQSEINGKLVSGSILYPTNAKVAPEVVEKSKRLGAIVYGAVDSTGWGLIGKYNGGSELTIGRNGIANEYGIATLLFEMRGMSDHSSESAILGQKSNGYLIKQTITTLDATVRAIADGSIETVDASFWDTLPQQTSRSNGEEGE from the coding sequence ATGAAAAAGCAATTCGCAGCAATTTCTTTAGCAAGTGTACTAGCGGTAAGCGGTGTGTCTATGACTGCAGTCCCGGCGGGAGCTACGGGTGAGGGGCCCAACTACAAGGGCAACGAAACCGTGCAAACGGAAATTCTTCATACATATCAAGAGATGGCAGATTATCTGAAAACACAAGACGAGAAACAAAAAGCCATGCAGCTTGAGGTAATCGGAAAGACCGTGAAGGGGAGAGACATTTATCTCGCAAAATATATAACCGATGAAAAGAACCCGACAGTCCTCTTTCTGACGCAGCAGCATGGCAATGAGCAGCTTACGACAGAAGGCGCACTGGAATTCATCAAGCATCTCGGTACGAATAAAACCAAAGGCGTGTTAGACAAGGTCAACATTTTGATCGTGCCGATGCTGAATGCCGACGGGGCGATGGGTGATGTGGACTTTTCTTTGGATGATTACATCGCAAAAGGACGCCATTTAACACGTTACAATGCCGTAGGAACGGATTTGAACCGCGACCATGTGGCCAAGCTGCAGCCAGAGACGAAGGCGCTTCATGAAAATGTGCTCGGCAAATACAAGATTGATTACATGATTGATTTGCACCACCAAGGAACGCAAAGCGAAATCAATGGGAAGCTCGTGTCTGGCTCCATCCTCTATCCTACGAATGCGAAGGTAGCACCGGAGGTAGTGGAAAAGTCGAAGCGACTCGGTGCAATCGTATATGGTGCAGTGGACTCGACAGGATGGGGCCTGATCGGGAAATACAATGGCGGCTCCGAGTTAACAATCGGTCGCAACGGAATCGCCAACGAGTATGGGATTGCCACGCTGCTCTTTGAAATGCGGGGAATGTCTGATCATTCGTCGGAATCGGCTATCCTGGGTCAAAAAAGCAATGGCTACTTGATCAAGCAAACCATCACCACGCTGGATGCGACAGTAAGGGCAATTGCAGATGGCTCGATTGAAACAGTGGATGCGAGCTTCTGGGATACGCTGCCCCAGCAAACTAGCAGAAGCAACGGGGAAGAAGGCGAATAA
- a CDS encoding carbon-nitrogen hydrolase family protein has translation MTTCKVAVVQAGSIVMNKEKCINKAIDFIQEAGKQGAKIIVFPEAYIPAYPRGMSFGAVVGNRSDRGRDEFLRYAKNAITVPGPETDQLGEAVKKAGAYTVIGVIERDQESSGGTLYCTAIFFGPDGKLLGKHRKLKPTGSERLIWGEGDGSTLPVFDTPYGRMGSLICWENDMPLARAAMYEKGIQIYIAPTADSRDTWFSSMQHIAIEGRCFVLSCNQYSTKDMYEEDLLNTEEMQKMPHEITRGGSCIVNPLGQFLVEPVFGKEEILYATLDLDDIARGHFDFDVVGHYSRKDVFQLIVNEEKQ, from the coding sequence ATGACTACTTGTAAAGTTGCTGTCGTTCAGGCTGGTTCGATCGTAATGAATAAAGAAAAATGCATCAATAAGGCAATTGACTTCATCCAAGAAGCCGGAAAACAAGGTGCCAAGATCATTGTTTTTCCAGAAGCGTATATCCCTGCGTATCCACGGGGGATGAGCTTTGGGGCAGTCGTAGGAAACCGTTCTGACAGGGGGCGAGATGAATTTTTACGTTACGCAAAAAATGCCATCACCGTACCCGGACCAGAAACCGACCAACTGGGCGAAGCCGTGAAAAAAGCTGGCGCTTATACGGTGATCGGGGTCATTGAACGGGATCAAGAATCGAGCGGAGGCACACTCTATTGCACAGCCATATTCTTTGGGCCCGATGGAAAGCTGCTGGGTAAGCATCGAAAACTAAAACCGACTGGAAGCGAGCGTCTCATTTGGGGTGAAGGGGATGGCAGTACGCTCCCTGTATTCGATACGCCATATGGTAGAATGGGTTCCCTGATTTGTTGGGAAAACGATATGCCTCTAGCACGAGCTGCCATGTATGAAAAAGGGATTCAGATTTATATTGCTCCTACTGCTGATTCACGAGATACTTGGTTCTCTTCGATGCAGCATATTGCGATTGAGGGACGTTGCTTTGTTTTATCTTGCAATCAATACAGTACGAAGGATATGTATGAAGAAGATTTACTAAATACAGAGGAAATGCAAAAAATGCCTCATGAAATCACGCGCGGTGGAAGCTGCATCGTAAATCCGCTTGGACAATTTTTAGTAGAGCCTGTGTTTGGAAAAGAAGAAATTTTGTATGCGACTTTAGATTTAGATGATATCGCACGTGGGCATTTTGACTTTGATGTGGTGGGACACTACAGCCGAAAAGATGTGTTTCAATTAATTGTGAATGAGGAAAAGCAATAA
- a CDS encoding DUF1259 domain-containing protein, giving the protein MAQVNVSKRFRVLCNQFSRILGGEHEIDPGPVCFVSRARRLNASILGRKTTSPLVRYQLFSFERLDSTGRALCLGETACFQNQANRLISNLRREGIKVTALHNHWLFDNPRLMYIHWESIDNPIAFARKSKRAIAFLG; this is encoded by the coding sequence ATGGCACAAGTCAATGTCAGCAAACGTTTCAGAGTGCTTTGCAACCAGTTTTCTAGGATTTTAGGTGGGGAGCATGAAATCGACCCCGGTCCGGTATGCTTTGTCAGCCGAGCCAGGAGGTTAAACGCTTCGATTTTGGGAAGAAAGACGACATCGCCGCTGGTACGGTACCAACTGTTTTCGTTTGAAAGGCTGGATAGCACGGGGCGTGCTCTCTGCCTGGGTGAAACCGCCTGTTTTCAAAATCAAGCCAATCGATTGATTTCCAACCTGCGCAGGGAAGGCATCAAAGTGACTGCACTGCATAACCACTGGCTGTTTGACAACCCCCGCTTAATGTATATTCACTGGGAATCCATTGACAATCCAATCGCTTTTGCTAGAAAGTCAAAACGAGCGATTGCCTTCTTGGGTTAA
- a CDS encoding GMC family oxidoreductase has protein sequence MSEHKQKDEKFIFDYIVVGTGPAGSVLAKKLTDDKKTSVLVLEAGENNDKDTPISDSTFALELEELYLPQYFWQGEGIPQEEVNERSFEWTTGRLLGGGTSINTQQYVRPTSAVFREWEKLLGPLWSPKNAISSFRKMEKYNGKTNNKNAHGYHGRIDIRQAPENPTHMSKKLVSAIERATGFPKILDYNDPKTPLGPFLRWQLFQQPNGRRESASTAFLSSDIMTPAGQGVNGRKLRVFFQSTALRVLFKNKRAIGVEFLNEGKCVRAYTRKKVIISAGINSSQLLMLSGIGPATMLKEAGIPVVFANPNVGKSLRNHTLNFAEFSANPNDNPLPENDPNALFTGGAFLPDPTPGSNKTRRAVQLIGIGSKGKLTIAILFLKPKSRGSIQIQSKDPLKIVLADEGYLTNPADLEAVKNCYKVYIKKIAAQLASIDRSYKLLSPTLDIINNNRKLEEFIKDNFDHNHHEQGALRMAPLSKGGVVDSQGQVHGVKDLIVADDSIIPFTVDGNTSAPAYLIGHTIAQQLLKQNSKKK, from the coding sequence ATGAGTGAGCATAAACAGAAGGATGAGAAATTCATTTTTGATTACATTGTCGTAGGCACCGGTCCTGCAGGTTCTGTTCTTGCAAAGAAACTTACGGATGATAAAAAAACATCCGTTCTCGTATTGGAAGCAGGAGAAAATAACGATAAGGACACGCCAATTAGCGACTCTACGTTTGCATTAGAGCTAGAGGAGCTTTATCTTCCTCAATATTTTTGGCAGGGGGAAGGAATTCCGCAGGAAGAAGTAAATGAACGAAGTTTTGAATGGACGACCGGACGATTATTGGGTGGAGGCACTTCCATTAACACACAGCAGTATGTAAGGCCAACATCAGCAGTTTTTCGGGAATGGGAAAAGCTGCTGGGACCTCTTTGGTCACCCAAGAACGCAATCAGCAGTTTCCGAAAAATGGAAAAGTACAACGGGAAGACAAACAACAAAAATGCACATGGCTATCATGGAAGAATCGACATTCGGCAAGCACCGGAAAATCCAACACACATGTCAAAAAAGCTAGTGTCAGCCATCGAAAGGGCAACTGGATTTCCAAAAATTCTCGATTACAATGACCCGAAAACTCCCCTGGGACCCTTTTTGCGCTGGCAATTATTTCAGCAGCCCAACGGACGGCGAGAAAGTGCTTCCACCGCCTTTCTATCATCAGATATCATGACTCCTGCCGGTCAAGGAGTGAATGGTCGAAAGCTTCGGGTTTTCTTTCAATCAACAGCTCTGCGCGTCTTGTTCAAGAATAAGAGAGCGATTGGCGTAGAGTTTCTCAATGAGGGTAAATGTGTGCGAGCCTACACGCGGAAAAAAGTGATCATTTCTGCAGGTATCAATAGTTCTCAGCTTTTAATGCTTTCTGGAATAGGTCCCGCCACAATGCTGAAGGAAGCGGGAATCCCTGTTGTTTTCGCCAACCCTAATGTAGGAAAAAGCCTTCGAAATCACACGCTCAACTTTGCCGAGTTTAGCGCCAATCCGAATGACAATCCATTACCTGAAAACGATCCAAATGCACTTTTTACAGGCGGGGCTTTCTTGCCGGATCCCACACCAGGCTCAAACAAAACTCGTCGTGCAGTGCAACTGATCGGTATCGGCTCAAAAGGGAAACTGACGATCGCTATCCTTTTCCTAAAACCGAAAAGCCGCGGTTCCATCCAAATCCAAAGCAAGGATCCGTTGAAAATTGTGCTGGCTGATGAAGGATATCTCACGAATCCGGCAGATCTAGAAGCAGTTAAAAACTGTTATAAGGTATATATCAAGAAGATAGCTGCACAGCTAGCTTCGATAGACCGATCTTACAAGCTTCTTTCACCGACACTGGACATCATCAACAATAATCGCAAGCTGGAAGAGTTTATCAAAGATAATTTTGACCATAATCATCATGAACAAGGTGCGCTTCGCATGGCGCCTCTGAGCAAGGGCGGAGTGGTGGATAGCCAAGGTCAAGTCCATGGGGTAAAAGACCTAATTGTTGCGGATGATTCGATTATTCCATTCACAGTGGATGGAAACACGTCTGCACCAGCCTACCTTATCGGACATACAATTGCACAACAGCTCTTGAAACAAAACTCGAAAAAGAAATAG
- a CDS encoding malate synthase G yields MERYIEVGNLRVSSILHAFIQNEALPGTGVSTEQFWSGFDKLIHDLTPQNQAQLAKRDHLQQQIDSWHQEHKDSFSFPEYKAFLQNIGYLEPDVEDFEIDTTGIDDTITLQAGPQLVVPVNNARYAINAANARWGSLYDALYGTDAIEEDGGAERGSSYNPVRGERVIAFAKQFLDQSASLQGASHTEAVRYSIVDGQLSVELCSGQTTTLADASRLAGYSGDPANPSAVLLKHHGLHFEIQIDRAHPIGKTDPAGVKDILMESALTTIEDCEDSVAAVDAEDKVLVYRNWLGLMKGDLSATFQKGSKTITRTLQPDRSYISPTGEAFTLPGRSLLLIRNVGHLMTNGAILDKEGQEVPEGIMDAVVTSLIAMHDLLGNGRFVNSAKRSVYIVKPKMHGSEEVAFANELFNRVEDLLGLSRHQIKIGVMDEERRTSLNLKACLYQVRKRIVFINTGFLDRTGDEIHTSMEAGPMIRKNEMKTTHWLQSYEKSNVSIGLACGLQGRAQIGKGMWAMPDLMKEMLKQKSGHLMAGGNTAWVPSPTAATLHALHYHQIDVNEVQNKLKEAIRDYRDDILDIPVASNPQWTQEEVQQELNNNIQGILGYVVRWVEQGIGCSKVPDISNIGLMEDLATLRISSQHIANWLRHGVVSEEQVITTMKNMAKVVDQQNAEDLAYRPMADDYDNSVAFQAAVELVVKGCEQPNGYTDPILHRKRLEFKAKIASKV; encoded by the coding sequence ATGGAACGATACATCGAAGTCGGAAACCTGCGTGTTTCCAGCATTCTGCATGCATTCATCCAAAACGAAGCATTGCCTGGCACCGGCGTATCCACCGAACAGTTCTGGTCCGGCTTTGACAAATTGATTCACGACTTGACACCACAAAACCAGGCACAGCTTGCAAAGCGCGACCACCTGCAGCAGCAAATCGACAGCTGGCACCAGGAACATAAGGACTCGTTTTCCTTTCCAGAGTACAAGGCGTTTTTACAGAATATTGGCTATTTAGAGCCGGATGTAGAGGATTTCGAAATAGATACAACGGGGATTGACGATACCATCACTCTTCAGGCCGGTCCGCAGCTCGTCGTTCCTGTAAACAACGCCCGTTATGCGATCAACGCTGCAAACGCTCGCTGGGGAAGCCTTTACGACGCACTGTACGGCACAGATGCGATCGAGGAGGATGGCGGTGCCGAGCGCGGCAGCTCTTACAACCCGGTGCGCGGCGAGAGAGTCATCGCCTTTGCCAAACAGTTCCTCGACCAATCCGCATCGTTGCAAGGGGCATCCCATACAGAAGCCGTCCGGTATTCCATTGTCGATGGGCAGCTCTCCGTTGAACTTTGCAGCGGGCAAACGACAACCTTGGCCGATGCTTCCCGACTCGCGGGTTATTCAGGTGATCCTGCGAACCCTTCCGCTGTCCTCCTGAAACATCACGGGCTGCACTTTGAAATCCAAATCGACCGCGCCCATCCGATCGGAAAGACGGATCCCGCTGGAGTAAAAGACATCCTGATGGAATCGGCTCTGACTACCATTGAGGACTGCGAAGACTCTGTCGCTGCCGTTGATGCAGAAGACAAGGTGCTTGTATACCGCAATTGGCTGGGTCTGATGAAAGGCGACTTGTCGGCTACGTTCCAAAAGGGCTCGAAGACGATAACCAGAACCTTGCAGCCCGACCGCTCGTACATTTCACCTACAGGAGAGGCATTTACCCTGCCCGGCCGCTCTCTGCTCCTGATTCGAAACGTCGGTCATCTGATGACCAACGGTGCCATCTTGGATAAAGAGGGTCAGGAAGTGCCGGAAGGAATCATGGATGCTGTCGTAACCAGTCTGATCGCCATGCACGATCTGCTGGGCAACGGTCGCTTTGTCAACTCCGCCAAACGCTCTGTATACATCGTCAAGCCGAAAATGCACGGTTCCGAAGAAGTGGCTTTTGCCAACGAACTGTTTAACCGGGTGGAAGACTTGCTGGGACTTTCGCGTCACCAGATTAAGATCGGTGTCATGGATGAGGAGCGCCGCACTTCCCTTAATTTAAAAGCTTGCCTCTACCAAGTGAGAAAACGGATCGTATTTATCAACACCGGATTCCTTGATCGGACAGGTGACGAAATCCACACTTCCATGGAAGCTGGACCAATGATCCGCAAGAATGAAATGAAGACCACACACTGGCTGCAAAGCTACGAAAAGTCGAATGTAAGCATCGGGCTTGCTTGCGGACTACAAGGCCGCGCCCAAATCGGAAAAGGCATGTGGGCCATGCCTGATCTGATGAAGGAAATGCTGAAGCAAAAAAGCGGCCATCTGATGGCCGGAGGTAATACTGCGTGGGTTCCTTCACCGACAGCAGCTACCCTTCACGCCCTGCACTATCATCAAATCGACGTCAACGAAGTGCAAAACAAATTGAAAGAGGCCATTCGCGATTACCGAGATGACATCTTGGACATCCCTGTGGCATCCAACCCTCAGTGGACGCAGGAGGAAGTCCAACAGGAATTGAACAATAACATCCAAGGTATTCTCGGTTATGTGGTGCGTTGGGTAGAACAAGGCATCGGATGCTCCAAAGTGCCGGACATTAGCAACATCGGGCTGATGGAAGACCTCGCTACCCTGCGGATCTCCAGCCAGCATATCGCCAACTGGCTGCGCCATGGCGTGGTCAGTGAAGAACAGGTAATCACCACGATGAAAAACATGGCTAAAGTCGTGGATCAGCAAAACGCCGAAGACCTGGCGTATAGGCCCATGGCTGATGACTATGACAACTCTGTCGCCTTCCAGGCAGCGGTAGAGCTGGTCGTGAAAGGCTGCGAGCAGCCAAACGGATACACCGATCCGATCCTGCACCGCAAGCGCTTGGAGTTTAAAGCAAAGATCGCAAGCAAAGTGTAA